The genomic stretch AATGAAGTTTCCATTGATGAGAGCTaccgtgggcttcccttgtagctcagatgataaagaattcgtctgcaatgtgggagacgtgggttcaatccctgggttgagtagatcccctggaaaagggaaaggctacccactccagtgttctggcctggagaattccatggactgtatccatgtggttgcagagtcagatatgactgagcgactttcactttcacttttcactgtgatTAGAACCATGAAATCTTAGGAATGGGGAGAACAGATCAGTCTGctatttaaaactttctaaagtcTAGACGAGATAATGCTTAGAGAAGGCTTCAGAGATTTATGCTACCTACCTGTTCTTCTAGATACTCAGGTTCTGGACTTCAACTTATTTATGCctcataattataattattttcctgCATTCTCTACAAAGTAAATTAGCCTTTCCtaagtatcatttaaaatttctggCTTAACAAAACATTTTTGATGTTAATTCTGCTTCCTACTCTGCTATAAAAGTCGATTATGCCAATTGTTGCTTTTCATAAATATTCACTTGAAGCAATAATATTAGAATCTACTgtccagaggaaaacaaaattttcatttctgaagAACTGGCATGCATTTTCCTAACTGATGAAAGCATATGTTAATAATTCACTGAAGTCTGTTTTCTGGTCCCAGCTGCTAAAAAAGCTCAGAGGCAAATTGGGAGTTTTTCAATTGCCTGTTATACTTAGCATATTtgccctctctttcttccttggattgtatgtatgtatgtacctgtgtatctatctatctatctaatctaTCATCTATGTATCtaattttggagaaggcgatggcaccccactccagtactcttgcctggaaaatcccatggacggaggagcctagtaggctgcagtccatggggtcgctaagagtcggacaagactgagcgacttcactttcatttttcactgtcatgcattggagaaggaaatggcaacccactccagtgttcttgcctggagaatcccagggacgggggagcctggtgggctgccatctctggggtcacacagagtcggacacgactgaagcgacttcgcagcagcagcagcagcatgtatctaATTTATcgcatttatctatttttttgttgtttagaatgagaggaatattaaaaaaaacaaaacccaaacaactGAATCATGTAGTTCAACCTCTTCATTTTCAGACATGAGTAACCAAAGTCCAGTCAGATTAAAGCAGTTTACCCAAGACCACATTACTGGTCATCAGAACCAAGTTTTTCTAGGTCCTTGTCATTGTTTATTTCTATCACATCTGCTTGTCTGCTATGTCAGTAATCTCTAATTGTCTGAATCCTCACAATTGAGACTTTGAGGTCAAATATGGAAATCAGAGTTATCAGTGATTTAGCACTGCACTAGCCAGTAAGGCAACCACTAGCCACAGGAAGCTcctaagcacttgaaatgtggctagtgtaaATGAGGAATTGTGCTCTAAGTGTAAAGCCAGATTTCAAAGACtcactatgaaaaagaaaatgtgcaaTGTCTCATTAATAGGCTTACTGGTATAcgacaaggacccactgtataacacaggaaactatattcaatatcttgtaataacctaaaggatctgaaaaagaatatgtatatatataaaacatataaaaatgagTCACTCTGCAGTtagcacacctgaaactaacacactgaaaattaactacatttcaataaaaagtagttaaaaataacttttaacattgattgaaatgttattttttatatattgtgCTAAAAAACATATTATTACAGCAAATTTAACctgttcctttttactttttggtATGGTTGCTAGGAAACTTTAAACTATATAACTGGTTCAAAGTACTCTTCAGTTTTAAACTGAAGCATTTCTAGTATAGAAAAACATCTGGCCTGCTAATTGAAGAGTACCAAGTACATGCATGTAAAGTATATTGATTTGCTTGTTTGTTAAatgacacatttaaaaatattgtacttAGTAAAAGCAAAGTTTTAAGTCATGGATTTAGTTCCAAGACTGATTGAttcttcttggaggaggtcagaTTATGCTTTAACTACCCTCCAACTCTATTAGAAACTTAAAGATTAATTCATGACCTACTTTATTTAAGTTTACCTTAGTAAAACAATGTAAGTTAACATATTATTTAAATTCCAAAaccaaaaatggaataaaaaccaaagaaaaaacaatataatTATAATGACATTATTTATCATTTGATATCCATAAATGATTAAAGTTAAATattctcaattaaaaaacaaagtctgtcaacTAGTAGCAGCAACAATACCAGTTACTCTAGGGTGCAGTGGTCTCAACTAGATAGCTCTTAAAGTTTACATAAAATATGCGGAAGGAATAAGAACTTTTATTTCTGACTTCCTTTGTGGGTCAtactatgtgtcttggcataATGACCCATCTGAGATCTGAGTGTTTAGTTGGCTTTGCTTTCTTGTTCCTGTTGATTCACACATATGCACCCTCCCCAAATCtcaggagtgttttttttttttttcctctcaagcgAAAAAGTGATTACTGttctcaaagaattttccacttcttaattatttttccttttcagtttttttccaccttttcacAACAAGGATCCCAAATACTCAGCATCAGGATCCAGCAACAAAGAGATAAATATTGTTGCAAATCACAAAAAAGGTTTTAGGAAAAGATAATAATTCCATACCATTTGTAGGGCCAGATCACAGTTTATAGAGTCACTGCTTTGAAAGACTGGGGTAGAATTGATAAGATGTGTaacactttcctttttctttataaacAGGAACATTTTGGCCTTTTCTCCTTGGAGTGCAACTATGCATGTTATTTCATCTTGATAGATAGCCATGATtgatttctaattcttttttcccttagaaCTGTTACTAAAGTGAGTCAAAAGTTTCCCAAAGCTAATTTTACTGAAATTCAGAAACTGGTCATGGATGTGGCCCACATACATGAGGAATGCTGCAAAGGAAACGTGCTGGAGTGTCTGCAGGATGGGGTGAAGAGTTTTTCCTCCtacaaaaaaaatatttccactctcttttctttcttttgctctcaTTCTAAATGGGAGAAGGCTGTTGTGAGTTGGTCATAGGTGTGGTAACTAGCTGACAGTGAACAACCGTCtttgctgactttgttttttactTCAAGCATAGGCTCCTCTTGCTAGACCattcatttttactttgaaaGGAGATGGTAACCCTCCACATAGAATTGagggcaggcaaactctttactgtTAATATGTTTGTTTTTCCATCCATTTGTACTTTCAATTGACAGTATGCATTGAATACTTTCTATGCGCTAGCCACTGTTGGGATCACCTATTAGGAAGACACAAGCTGACTTCAAGGAATTTGCTATCTGATAAGATAGATAAGACATGTGACCTCATTGGGATTAGGGACTGTCTTTGGTTGGCTGTTATTTCTGTAGGCCaccagcacaatgcctggcacatggaaggCACTCTATATTATACTCATAGAGCTGTTACATGAATACAACAAAATAATATAAGGAAcataaaaacaacacaaaatactGTTTTACAAAGTAAAAAGCTAGCCATCAAGGAGAGGTGTGAATAAAGGGCTCTAAGgtaattaaaaatcagaaacaaatacACCCAAAACAGAACCCTCAAGCATGCCATAGTCAGCTGAGCTTTAAGCAGTGTGGCATTGATCTCTTTTGGGCCACGCTTGGCTTCTTAGATGTTGTGCAATGGGCCTGTCTGTCTCCAAATTTCTCCCTCTCTGGTCCCCCTGTGATACACCTTCTTCTTTAAGGAGGCTTAAAATCATTGTTCCTAGATATTTAGATGGCTTGGAACCAGGGCTGGAACGTGGTTTCCAGAAGGTTGAAAGTGAGGGTAAAATGCTCATTTCAACCAGTCCAATGGCAATTTGTCTGAGATAGACTGTGAAGTCAGCAAGAAGCCAAGGCTTCTGGGGAGCCCGGAGGGTTGACTCTGAGCCCAGGCAAAGAATCTTGATGTCAGGAGTTGGGGAAAGTGAATTGGGGATGCTGCCTCCAAGGCAGATTTTCCTATCTCATTTAGTTTTCCTTTTAGAAGCACTTACCTTCATATTAAGAATGGTAATAAGAACAATTTTCTCTTTGTATCAGTTTTAGTTGACAATTTTACTAAGTGGTATGGTCATTTCTTAAAGTTtagttttttcagtttttggaGTGCATAACCACCCTTTTCCTTTAAggtggaaaaaataatttaagaatggTATATTAGTTGGATTTTAACAGATGAATAATGGGTTCTAATTGTTCCTGATAAGAATGCACAGAATTATCAGGACTTTGAGAGGGACATGTAAGCTCAGCTTCTTTCTTGGTCGCTTACATGCCCTGAACATTTCATTGTCTATAGACTGCCCTCTGGAGGTCATATGGGTTACTGCAGATTGTTTTGTTAAAAATGAATCTTTTGCTCTCCACGATATGCCATCAATAACAAACGTTTAGTAAAATGCTCATTAGTAAAATGCACATTTCAATACTAATAGAAAGATATGCATCCACATGCATGTCATTCACTTTGAGGCATacatttgtcttttgtttttaaaaacttgctatgagggtaaaataaattttagctgACACATATGAAAAGAAGTATTGAACAAACAAGGTTAGGTGAAAAGATGTGAAGAGACACAGAAGGGGGAAAGCACTACCATAAAAGGGGAGACAAGGCAAacgtctttttccttccttctttccttcctaggaTTGGCCTTAAGATcctgaattaaagaataaatttttagaacttagactttgtttttctattgCAGGAAAGAGTTATGTCCTACGTATGTTCTCAACAAGATATTCTGTCAAGACAAATCGCAGAGTGCTGCAAGTTGCCCACCACACTTGAACTTGGTCATTGCATAATTCATGCAGAAAATGATGACAAACCTGAAGGCTTATCTCCAAATGTAAATAGGTTTTTAGGAGAGAGAGATTTCAACCAACTTTCTTCAAGGGATAAAGATCTCTCCATGGCAAGGTAACACACTCTGTAAATGTTATGTTCACACAGGTAAGAATTATGATGTGACTGGCAGCTTTGTGTTGTTGAAATGCTTTCTGAACTCAGTATGTGATGATGATGTTAGAGTGTTCTAAGCCAAAATATAGTTAGGCAGATAACAAGGGAATAAAGAATGGGATCTCTTCTACTGATGAGACTTTCACCCTTGCTGTTACTCACTGGCTTGCTTATGAGGAGGCATTTTGTTTTGTATCAATTTCTCTGGAATCAGAAGCATTATGATCCTTGTACGGATTGCTCATATAAAGATCACTGTTGGTTTTCTGAATaggttatagatatttttataataagaagGGCTCATAATTAAGAATGTGCTTTTTCACTGTGcatgttttaaaaacttttccctCAAGTATAACTTAATAGATAGTGCTAGATAGAAGGGCCTTTATTGTAGCAGTTTATTTGCTATTTATTgagtatatgttttattttttaaggaaataaaaatgcatttaaagatATTTGCAGTATGGCACTAATAACTGTAATTTATAGGATATGTTCTCATTTTATTTGCCTTTAAGGGGAACGAGCAACTAAGTTAGTacattttcctttattgtacAGTGTGTATCAATAGACACTATTAGAGAAGGGATTGTGCAGCTCTGAGGACATTATACTTGATCTCCAAAGGTCTTTCTAAATATAAGAGTCTGCTTTTAATAtggtaatgaaaataatggtgcaattttctttttaataatcccAGAGGATATTACTCTATTGTTGCCTTAAAATTAGACAGGCACACATTGTTTGCACCGCTAAATTAAATTATGTAAACAAGAACAAAGTCTAGATTTCAGAAACTCAGGGACAATATTATTGGAGGCAGAACTAATATGACCTATTTCTACAATCTGGGAATACAATCAGTAAATTCAAGAATTCTCtttaaatttacccattcatACATTCTGAAGCTGTTCATTTAATAGAAGTAGTTCTTCAATTGGAAAGCTTCTTCACAGTAGAAATTTTCTCAGCCAAGAATGATCTTTCCTCAAACATTCTGTGTGGCTTCCTTCAACTaggtttttcttttgaaagagcTGCTCAAAGAGACTTTTCTTGACCACACACTCTAAATTGTCacccttttccctcttcttttttttctcttcattgatTTAGCAATACTTAAATTAGATGAcctatttcttgtttgtttctgtCTCTCTATAATGCATGCTTTTGAGAGGCCAGGCATTTTATCTTATACATTATTGAAACCTTCCTGCTTAAAGAAAATGCTTACTCAGAAATGGCAGTGGAAAAGTATTTGTTGGATGGATGCATTTAAAGTCCATAAGTGAAAAGCCAAAGCGAATGATGCAAGAGAAAGCAAAATACCATTTTAGAACAATTTGAGGGGTCAtaattttcattaataattttgcCATGCATATAGTTTAAATCATATTTGACTTCTAGGTTTATTTACTTCAATGTCAACTCCTGCATGTCATATAGCAGAGGAATAATTTGTCTCTTAATTCCAATAACTTGTTTTTTTCACACATATTTCAGATTTACATATGAATATTCAAGAAGACACACTAAGCTTGCTGTTCCAATAATTCTAAGAGTTGCTAAAGGATATCAGGAATTACTGGAGAAGTGTTCCCAGTCTGAAAACCCTTCTGAATGCCAAGATAAAGGGGTAAATtgctctagttttttaaggaaaatctgAAAAACTAGATTGATATCATGTATTGAAAAGTGCTGTTTGTTTGAAAATACCTAGTCACTAATAAGTAGTTAGGTGGTTGTATCTATTAAATAGCTATCTAGCTAGTGATTAACTGGTAGTCAACAACTTTTGGCTTATTTTAGAAATACAAATGTTTTAACCAAAAGTTCTTTTATacatagaataaaaataatattccttttGAATAGCTCCAGAAAGGCAAGAATTTGTATAGAAAGAATTGCAATTTTTTTACCCAAGGATTGAGTTCTGTCATACAATAACTTGTGGTTCACACAGTTATAAACTTAAATCCCTAAAGTTCATTTGCTTTAATTCTCATCATTtatctttaatattaaaaaaaccctCTAAAAGAGATTTCTCTAAGACTGGTATCATAATAGAATAAGATATTATTTGGCCAAATTTTACATATAAAGTTGCTTGTAAAACGTGTATAATAATGCTTGTATTTTCAGGAAGAAGAATTGGAGAAATATATCCAGGAGAGCCAAGCCCTGGCAAAACGAAGCTGCGGTCTCTTTCAGAAATTAGGAGAATATTACTTACAAAATGCGTATGCTTTGTTTAAACAACATTTTAAGTGATGtatgggaagattctctggagaaggaaatggcagcccactatagtattcttgcctggagaatctcatggacagaggagtcgggtgggctgcagtccatagggtcacatagtcggacaagactgagtgactaacacttaagtGACTTAAAATCATTAACTGATGAGGGAAAGATTTATCTAAATTAACCACCCATGGCTATGCTAATTTCATCACCTAGTTGGActggtgtgctcagtcgctcagtcatgtctgagtttttgcgaccccagggacagtagccaccaggctccactgtccaaaACCCAGTTTCCTGTTCCAGCAGGCGGCCTTCCCCAGGCCCCTCTCTTAAGGAACAACAGATGGCTTGTAAAGATGGCTTCCAAAGTCTGGCTTTGGGTTGCCCAAACCATGCGGATTTTTGCGCTAAGGATACCCCTTCTATCATAAAGTTAAAACACCAAAAGATCAAAGTTCATTTCAAGGAAACTTTTGAAGGTGGGAATAGAGTCAGCCTGCTGCCCAGTGTTAATTTTCCCATTGGGATCTGTTGATGTAACAAGAGTGAAGGGAGTGAGTGTCAGAGTGAATGCGTCCCCAGTACTGGTCCAGGCACCATGTGGATGAAATAAATGAGCTGAATTCATGCCTTCTGATGCCAGAAGAGGGTCTTTGAGAAGGCATGGGGGTCCAGAAACAAGTGAAGAACTCAGCAAGATTTGGTGGGAAATGCTTCTTTCAGGTTTCTTGTTGCGTACACAAAGAAGGCTCCTCAGCTGACCTCACCTGAGCTGATGGCCTTGACCAGGAAAATGGCGAACGCAGGAGCCGTTTGTTGCCATCTCAGTGAGGACAAACAGCTGGCCTGTGGCGAGGGACTGGTGAGTATTCTGTTTGGTCCTATCCTGTTTCTGCTCTGTTGGACTCGGAATAGCCTTACGGTTCCCATTTGGGGGAAATGGTTAAGAACCAACGTGGAGATAGTTTTCCTGGACTTGCTTGATTAGTTGCAGCTGAAGGGGTGTAAGAACTCAGCTCTGAATGGTTGGCATGtggtcaggcttcctgtccttctaGAATGGCAGTGAGTCTATTCAACAATTTCTGAGCAAGCTTTATGTACAGGGATGACAGAAAGACTGACGCATCACTAGATTCATGATTTCACCAAATACCTAATGTTGAAAAAGCTTCAGGTTTGAGAGATTCAGAATCTCTATTCTATTTTTAGCCATATcaatgtttttgtcttttgtacTTTAATTTTTATGATGATGATATTAGGGACAATTTATCCCCCTTAACAGGGTACAGGGTATAGAACAGGGTAGTCCCACGTTCTGAATAATAAAATGACTTTCCAGTCGGTAAGGACAATAACCTTTACTTTTTAACATCACTGGTGTCATACATATGATTGCAGgtttaattttttccattattttttcccttaaagtcacaattatgaataaaattgtgtatttttcccccatttttccttttctgtatgaTGAGGAGTCAATTGCTAGTAAGTCTTCATGTCCTGGAATTTTTTGTCAAAGGTtagaagtaaaaggaaaatttcCTGTAACTAAGCATTGTTATCTTTGTCATTTATGGAATCCCACGTTAGGAGGATGCAGGGACAAGGGTAGTAGAATGCTTCAGGGGTATAGTTTCTGGGGGCCTTCTGCCTACATTCCTGTCCCATTTCAAGACTTGTTAGGCTTGTcacactgggaaaactggtcatctCACTAAGCTTGAGAATTTTCATCTGACGTCTGAGAACAGAAGTTGTCAAGGGCTGTCTTAAATGAGATAATCAGTATGACTCGCTCAGCACTAGCGTGATACATAGCATGCATACAAAATATGTTGGCCCTTATTACAAGTTATTAATAGGTGCTTAAGAAAtatctctggggacttccctggtggtccagtggttgagtcctcaccttccaatgcagggggtatggatttgatccctggttgaggagctaagatcccacatgcttcgcagtcaaaaaaatcaaaacataaaacaaaaagaatattatcacaaattcaataaagattttaaaattggtccatataaaaacttttttgaaataataaaaaaggtaTCTCTGAAGTGTGGAAGGCAGGTGAATTCTACATGAAGAAAGCCTTAAGGAcatgcgcgcgtgcacacacacacacacacacacacacacacacccaggctttatttcttttcagttaggactatgagcttcccttgtgactcagctggtaaaggaactgcctgcaacgtgggagacctgagttcaatccctgggttgggaagatcccctggagaagggaaaggctacccactccagtattctggcctggagaattccacagactgtatagtcgatggggtcgcaaagagtcacatacgactgagcgactgacacttatGTATTAACTATGTGAAGAGGTTAGGTTTTGCTATTCTTACCTTCAGAAAGTGATTCTCTGAATcccaaaaagaaaatggaaagttcAACTAAATATACATGGAAAAAGTAATGTAATGATTTCTTGGGTCAGAGCAGAGACTTTTCCCCTGTGGAAGTGTGTAACTGAAAATGTGTTTTCAATAGCTGACACAAATAGCAGAAGGGGCTGTCTTCCATATCACCTGTGGAACATAGGTAACTAAAAGCTGAAGTTTATCCCAAACAAGTGGGTAAAGGTAAATATGGCAGCACATATGCTGATGCAGACAACACGTTTTCCTGTAATGTTAATATTACTGGGCATTAAACGTTACTGCAACAATTTTCCTGAGTCAGTTCTCTGGCTAATGCTCcatctctttgctttctcctctcTCACTCTCCTAATCAGGCTGACCTTATTATAGGACACTTATGCATCAGACATGAAGAGAATCCCATAAACCCTGGTGTTGACCAGTGCTGCACCTCTTCATACTCCAACAGGAGGCCATGCTTCAGCAGCTTGGTGGTGGATGAGACATACGTGCCTCCGCCATTCTCTGATGACAAGTTCATCTTCCATAAGGATCTGTGCCAAGTTCAGGGGGTACCACTGCAGACAATgaagcaacagtaagaaatgGTTATTTGCTACTGTGGAGAAGATTGACATCACTAAATAGTGGTGGAGATTTCCACCTCACGCACCCAACACTCTTGGGCTCACCAGAAGAACGTTATTACTCCAAAGCACTTAATGTGACTTTCAAAATTGTCTTGTCTCAGCGTTTTCATAGGCTTTAGTCTGGAAAAATTCACTGGGGGCAGATGTTCCTCTTTGTAAAAAGAGTCTCCATTTTAGCTATTGTTGTGATGCGTTTTGGGCTTGAGAAAAAGGCAGTAATCTGTTTAGGGTTAATTAGGATATTCTTTATAGGAAGTCTTGGGTACTTGCAACACTAGCACTGAAAAAGCGCCTTTGCATTTTTTCCACACTATTTactctttgaagaaaataatcacaataTTCGATTCAACCATGATGTATGGGTGTTAGGAAATGGAATGCACATTTCGGTTCGTCGTGGGACACATTCTGTAATGATGATAGTAATGCAGAGTGGAATTCATTTCTGCAAATTTCCATGCATTTTAATACTCCTGTGCTTTGTAAAAAAAAGGGCTCCCTTCATTTTGGAAAACCTGTTCTTCCCTTTTTTCTGTCACAGTCTGAGGCATGTAAGAATGCTGCCTCCTCTGGCAAGCTTCTCCCACTTGTTCAGTTAATGTTAATTTCAACATGAATATATTACtaaatgtgttgttgttgttcagcccctcagttgtgtctgactctgtgtgaccccctggaTTGCAGCACTAAATGTGTAGTACAGGCAGTTAGGATGGACAGTGTTCAGGTAGGGGTGTGATAACTGTGAATGGCAGGGATTTGGAAGTTGGAGACTTTGAGTATAGATAAGACATATTTTAGAAGAGAGAACCAACCAGAAAGAATATTTTAGGCAAGTAAGAAGACTGTATTTCACTATATACAAGCATGGTGAAACTAAGAAGTAGTGTTTCATCTTTAATTTGCATAAATCCAGACCAGTGGAACATTTAGCATGGTTCTAGCCTCAGTCTTTCTAATAAATATTAGACAAAATATGTGTGGTAAGTCTGGAGATAATTGATGGAATGAGGATGTAGAGCAAGGATTGCTGGGGCTCTGAAAGTTCTCTGCTAAGACGTTTTTAGAAAAATACCATCGCAAAGCAGACTTCTCttatatattgttttgttttgaaacagGTTTCTCATTAACCTCGTGAAGCAGAAGCCACAAATAACAGAGGAACAACTTGAGACTGTCGTTGCAGATTTCTCtggcctcctggaaaagtgctgcCAAAGCCAAGAGCAGGAAGTCTGCTTTACGGAAGAGGTAGGTGCAGCTCATGTTTATACTCAAACACTCGGTATGGAATTTTCggtaatgaaaaatgaaaagaatatctcactaatttataattttaaaataatgccagaaatatttatatttaatttagaaaCAGATCGAAAGactataatgtttaaaaatagtcATAGTTTTCCTAAATACTAGGAAGAAGTGTAATTTGAAATGTATAATGAGAGTTActaattttgatttatttcctAGTGGAGAAAACCATAGTGAATATATAATGAACTGATGATAATTTAGAAGGCTTCTGGCCTAAAATTTATCAATTCAGTAAATGGATGAAAAGGATTTAGTTGCAAATTAATTGTGCAAATGGGATATTGGGGGAATATTTATAGAAAGTATATTGAAATCAATGAGGAGCAAACCTTTGAATATTAACAGAGTAGTAATTAAGGATTatcttaatataattatttagcAATTTTGGTTGGATTTACAAATTGGTTACACTTTGTAAGCCTCAAGTTTGTATTACTAAATACATTTGAATATAGCatcactatattttaaaaagatattctgtATTTCAGCCTTTTGCTCTTTTATTTGACTGTCTCATAATATAGAAGTTGAGATGTTTTGTCATTTGATAATATTTAGAAATGTTGAGTTTTTCAATAGATAATATgattgtgtgtgttttaatgcgTGTACTTATTagtatatgtttgtgtttttggtAGAACTGGGTGGGACAGATAGCAAAATCAG from Ovis canadensis isolate MfBH-ARS-UI-01 breed Bighorn chromosome 6, ARS-UI_OviCan_v2, whole genome shotgun sequence encodes the following:
- the AFP gene encoding alpha-fetoprotein — protein: MKWVVSFFLLFLLNFSDSRTMHKNAYGIDSILDSSPCSSGTNLVGLATIFFAQSVQGATYEEVSQMVKDVLTVIEKPTGSEQPAGCLENQVSAFLEEICREKEIPEKYGLSDCCSRTGEERQDCFLAHKKAAPASILPFPVPEPVTSCKLYKENRELFINRYIYEIARRHPVLYAPTILSVATQYNKIIPHCCKAENATECFETKVISITKELRESSLLNQHICAVMGKFGPRTFRAITVTKVSQKFPKANFTEIQKLVMDVAHIHEECCKGNVLECLQDGERVMSYVCSQQDILSRQIAECCKLPTTLELGHCIIHAENDDKPEGLSPNVNRFLGERDFNQLSSRDKDLSMARFTYEYSRRHTKLAVPIILRVAKGYQELLEKCSQSENPSECQDKGEEELEKYIQESQALAKRSCGLFQKLGEYYLQNAFLVAYTKKAPQLTSPELMALTRKMANAGAVCCHLSEDKQLACGEGLADLIIGHLCIRHEENPINPGVDQCCTSSYSNRRPCFSSLVVDETYVPPPFSDDKFIFHKDLCQVQGVPLQTMKQQFLINLVKQKPQITEEQLETVVADFSGLLEKCCQSQEQEVCFTEEGPALISKTRAALGV